A window of Pantoea agglomerans contains these coding sequences:
- a CDS encoding RidA family protein codes for MPTHTRIRMFNTKETYPNQALDNDLCQAVRAGNTVYVRGQVGTDFDGNLVGLGEPGLQAAQAMKNVKQLLEEAGSNLSHIVKTTTYITDPRYREPVYLEVGKWLKGVFPISTGLVVSALAQPQWLMEIDVIAVIPDSWHGKEAS; via the coding sequence ATGCCAACCCATACCCGTATTCGCATGTTTAACACCAAAGAGACCTATCCCAATCAGGCGCTCGATAACGATCTCTGTCAGGCGGTGCGCGCAGGCAACACCGTGTACGTCCGCGGCCAGGTCGGTACCGATTTCGACGGTAATCTGGTCGGGCTGGGCGAACCGGGCCTGCAGGCGGCGCAGGCGATGAAGAACGTCAAGCAGCTGCTGGAAGAGGCGGGCAGCAACCTGTCCCATATCGTGAAAACCACCACCTATATCACCGATCCGCGCTACCGCGAGCCGGTCTACCTGGAAGTAGGCAAATGGCTAAAAGGCGTTTTCCCCATCTCAACCGGGCTGGTGGTGTCGGCGCTGGCGCAGCCGCAGTGGCTGATGGAGATTGACGTCATCGCCGTGATCCCGGATAGCTGGCACGGTAAGGAGGCGTCATGA